Sequence from the Methanobacteriaceae archaeon genome:
GGGTATTCCAGTCAATATGGCTGCTTTTAGGAGGTCTCTCTGTATTAAAGCCAGCAAAGATCCTAAAATAGCCACTATCATCAAAATATATTCAATCATGGTTTTCCTCCCCATAATAGAAGGCATTAGCAATAGCATGTGCTGCAAAAGGTGACAATATTAAGTAAGCTGCTCCTAAAAGAGGATTATAAAGAGCGAAAAGGGCTAGAATACAACCCATATCTGCCACACCCAATATATGTATTCTGGCGTAAACGACCTTATCCATATCATCCTTGAATCTTAAGATACCAATTGCCGATAAGAGGATTAATACTGATGCTAAGATTAAAAATATTGATCTGATAATTGTAAGTGCGTCCAACATTCAATCACCCCTCAAAACCTTGGCAAAGGCAATGGTTCCAACCGGACCCAATATAACCAGAGCTAATGCAATATCTCTACAAAATGCAATGCCATAAACTTCTTGAATTAATACTAAAAGTGTAGCCACAGCTATGCTCAAACCAGACACTCCTACCAGACCCATTCCTGTGGTTTTTCTGGTAGAAATCCTTATTGATGCAATAGCAAAAATGGCCAGAGAAGCCATAAGAATATACTCAGAAATTAATAATATGTCCATTAAACATCCCTTTCCTGCAGCTTGATTATCGCTATAATTTTTTGATATTTTTTGGTTAATTTTTCAAACCATTTAACATTATTAATGATATTTAAGCCTTGATTAATTTTTATTAATTTAATTTTGCTTTAATTTTATTTTTATATCATAATTACTAATATTATAAGCCAAAATTGAATTTTAAGTTATTTTTAATTAATCTAAACTTAAACTCAATGAAAATTATTCATTTGCATAAATTACTCTAACATTCCTTTTATATAAGGTTCAAAAGGAATTACAGCATCTTTATCTCTTTTTACAATAGTAGC
This genomic interval carries:
- a CDS encoding monovalent cation/H(+) antiporter subunit G, with protein sequence MLDALTIIRSIFLILASVLILLSAIGILRFKDDMDKVVYARIHILGVADMGCILALFALYNPLLGAAYLILSPFAAHAIANAFYYGEENHD
- a CDS encoding monovalent cation/H+ antiporter complex subunit F yields the protein MDILLISEYILMASLAIFAIASIRISTRKTTGMGLVGVSGLSIAVATLLVLIQEVYGIAFCRDIALALVILGPVGTIAFAKVLRGD